Proteins from a genomic interval of Zingiber officinale cultivar Zhangliang chromosome 1B, Zo_v1.1, whole genome shotgun sequence:
- the LOC121967184 gene encoding protein DETOXIFICATION 49-like: MEQIMSLDEPNLNQHLITPKPWIQKNASPKEAPLLEPRTEVAQLMVEAKRILEIASPMALAGLLLYSRSLVSMIFLGRLGRLPLAGGALAIGFANITGYSVLSGLAMGMEPLCGQAVGARRLALLGPALHRAILLLLAASLPITALWFTMRHILLLCGQDPDIAAAAYDFVLASIPDLLLQSFIHPIRIFLRSQSITLPLTYAAAAVALLHLPLNYALVFYLRFGIRGVALASICTNLIFILLLLLYIYFSGVHRQTAVLDISTDCFKGWGSMLNLAIPSAISVCLEWWWYEIMVLLCGLLLDPKSAVASMGILIQTTSLIYTFPSSLSFGVSTRVANELGAYRPARARRAATVGLACGFILGMLALAFTVVVRHAWAQMFTPDAAIAALTSAVLPMVGACELGNCPQTTGCGVLRGSARPRAGANINLGSFYAVGMPVAVALAFWAGWDFSGLWFGMLAAQSACVVLMLLVVLRTDWELQAQRAQLLVGGQLDAAATDKAIVVVIVLEDNNS; encoded by the coding sequence ATGGAGCAGATCATGTCACTGGATGAGCCCAATCTCAACCAGCACTTGATAACGCCGAAGCCATGGATCCAGAAGAACGCCAGCCCAAAAGAGGCGCCACTGCTCGAGCCCAGAACGGAGGTGGCCCAGCTGATGGTGGAGGCCAAGCGCATCCTTGAGATCGCCTCGCCCATGGCACTCGCCGGTCTCCTGCTCTACTCCCGCTCCCTCGTCTCCATGATCTTCCTCGGCCGCCTCGGACGCCTCCCTCTAGCCGGCGGTGCACTCGCCATTGGCTTCGCCAACATCACCGGCTACTCCGTCCTCTCTGGCCTCGCCATGGGCATGGAGCCCCTCTGCGGCCAGGCCGTAGGCGCCCGTCGGCTAGCCCTCCTTGGCCCTGCCCTCCATCGcgccatcctcctcctcctcgcggcTTCCCTCCCCATCACCGCCCTCTGGTTCACGATGCGTCATATTCTCCTCCTCTGCGGCCAGGACCCTGACATCGCCGCCGCAGCTTACGACTTCGTTCTCGCTTCCATCCCCGACCTGCTGCTTCAATCCTTCATCCATCCCATCCGCATCTTCCTTCGTTCACAATCCATCACCCTCCCACTCACCTACGCCGCCGCTGCCGTAGCCCTCCTGCACCTCCCCCTCAACTACGCCCTCGTCTTCTACCTACGCTTCGGCATTCGTGGCGTCGCCCTCGCCTCCATCTGCACCAATCTCATCTtcattctcctcctcctcctctataTCTACTTCTCCGGCGTCCACCGACAAACTGCGGTACTCGATATTTCGACCGATTGTTTCAAGGGATGGGGCTCTATGCTAAATTTGGCGATTCCTAGCGCCATCTCTGTGTGCCTCGAGTGGTGGTGGTATGAAATCATGGTCCTCCTTTGTGGCCTCCTACTCGACCCTAAATCCGCCGTCGCCTCTATGGGCATTCTCATCCAGACCACCTCTCTCATCTACACTTTCCCATCCTCCCTCAGCTTCGGCGTCTCCACCCGCGTCGCCAATGAGCTCGGCGCCTACCGCCCGGCCCGTGCCCGTCGCGCTGCCACCGTCGGCCTCGCCTGCGGCTTCATTCTAGGGATGCTTGCGCTTGCGTTCACTGTGGTCGTTCGGCACGCCTGGGCACAGATGTTCACGCCCGACGCGGCCATAGCTGCGCTCACATCTGCTGTGCTCCCCATGGTTGGGGCTTGCGAACTGGGAAACTGCCCGCAGACCACTGGGTGCGGGGTGCTGCGAGGGAGCGCGAGGCCGCGCGCCGGGGCCAACATAAACCTAGGGTCGTTCTACGCTGTGGGAATGCCGGTGGCGGTTGCGCTAGCGTTCTGGGCTGGGTGGGACTTCTCCGGGCTTTGGTTCGGCATGCTGGCGGCGCAATCCGCGTGCGTCGTGCTGATGTTGCTCGTCGTCCTCCGCACCGACTGGGAGCTGCAGGCACAACGGGCGCAACTGCTTGTCGGCGGACAACTCGACGCCGCCGCCACCGACAAAGCAATCGTGGTGGTGATAGTGCTGGAAGACAATAACAGTTAG